CTGAGCATACGTTTATGTTTTCAGAACCTTATGATGAATGAGACACTAAACACGGCAAGAAAGCTTGAGATGAGTTTGATTTTGGCTGATGTTTTCCTATCGGAGCTGCCTAAGGAAACACCTTTCCAAGCCTTCGAACTCAGGTCAACCGTTGAACTATTTACATGCATTGCTAATCCATGCGTTAGTTAACTGATTTAATTTTGagtaaaacacacacacacatacacacaggTTTAAGGAGTGGGGTTTCGAGAAAGGATGGGGAGAAAACGCAGGAAAAGTAAAAGAGACAATGAGGATCTTGTCGGAGATTCTTCAAGCCCCTGACCCCCGAAATATTGATAGATTCTTCGCCAGGATTCCTAGAATCTTCAACGTTGTCATCTTCTCGATTCATGGCTATTTTGGTCAAAACGATGTTCTTGGTTTGCCTGATACTGGTGGTCAGGTCGTTTACATTCTTGACCAAGTCAAGGCCCTTGAAGATGAATTGCTTCATAGAATCAACTCTCAAGGCCTAAATTTCAAACCTCAGATTCTTGTTGTAAGTTCTCTTTGAATCTTTTCCACCCTCCCTTAGTCGTAGCCACATAAAGTCTTGAATGATATTGAAATCGTGAAATTGGTTTAGGTGACAAGATTAATCCCCGACGCCAAGGATACTAAATGTAACCAAGAATTAGAACCCATCACTGGTACCAAACATTCAAATATTCTTCGAATTCCATTTGTAACAGAGAATGGAATTTTACGTCGTTGGGTATCTCGCTTTGATATCTACCCTTACCTAGAGAAATTCACCAAGGTAAAAAGACCaaatttaagaatataaatttttttttactttgaacCAATTTCTCTGTATTTTTGTGTAACTTTTACTTTGTACTTGTAAAATTATATCATGAGTAGGATGCAACAACAAAAATCTTGGATATTTTGGAGGGGAAACCTGACCTAGTTATAGGAAACTATACGGATGGAAACTTGGTGGCATCGCTGATGGCAAATAAGCTTGGAATTACTCAGGTTacttaacttatatatataatgtacaCTCATTTGATGTACACTAGTTGCctggattatatatatatatatataatgtacaCTCATTTGATATATAATGTACTTATGTACACTCTATATACTTGCCTGGATTTCATTTCATTTGATGCacactaattatatatatatatatatataatgtacaGTCGTTTGAtgtcaaaacaaaataattgaaatgaaaaagttttttttgttcatataaTCCAGGCAACTATTGCACATGCCTTGGAGAAGACTAAATACGAAGACTCGGACAACAAATGGAAAGAGTTTGATCCTAAATATCATTTTTCATCTCAATTCACGGCGGACTTAATCTCTATGAACTCTGCCGATTTCATCATAGCTAGCACTTATCAAGAGATTGCTGGAAGGTGATTTAATTTATTTCACGAGGACAATGCATTATTCTCATCAAGGAAACTCGACCATGGTTATAACATTGTCTTGTTCGGTTTAATTTTGACAGCAAAGAAAGAGCGGGACAATACGAGAGCCACATGAGCTTCACACTCCGGGACTATACAGAGTTGTCTCCGGCATCAATGTCTTTGATCCGAGGTTCAACATTGCAGCTCCTGGCGCGGATGACTCTATATACTTCCCTTTTACCTCACAAGACCGAAGATTCACCAAGTTTCATCCTTCCATTGAAGAACTATTGTATAGCcaaaatgagaatgatgaaCACATGTATGTCTCTTTTCCCTGTTTACCTTTTCTACTCGTTTACATTCAACTGTTTGAATAAAATATCTATCACATTGAGTGAAATCATCAATTACATTAgatgtttatttaaaaattctaaactgaTATATTTCTTGTCAGTGGTTAAATTTAATGgatatttttctttatgaaCAAAAGTGGCTACTTGGTGGACAAGAAGAAACCGATCATCTTCTCAATGGCAAGGCTAGATGTTGTGAAAAACTTAACCGGATTAACAGAGTGGTACGCCAAGAACAAGAGGCTACGAGATTTAGTCAACC
This genomic stretch from Brassica napus cultivar Da-Ae unplaced genomic scaffold, Da-Ae ScsIHWf_1109;HRSCAF=1576, whole genome shotgun sequence harbors:
- the LOC125595984 gene encoding sucrose synthase 5-like, which translates into the protein MINPEIHNTMEMTSGLLGNGIPEAMGQNRGNIKRCLEKYIEKGRRLLKLNQLMDEMEIVINDLVQRKQVMEGDLGKILCFTQEAVVIPPNVAFAVRGNPGNWQYVKVNSSDLSVEALSNTQYLKLKEFLFDENWAKDDNALEVDFGAFDFTLPQLSLSSSVGNGLSFVSSKLGGRLNDNPQSLVDYLLSLEHQGENLMMNETLNTARKLEMSLILADVFLSELPKETPFQAFELRFKEWGFEKGWGENAGKVKETMRILSEILQAPDPRNIDRFFARIPRIFNVVIFSIHGYFGQNDVLGLPDTGGQVVYILDQVKALEDELLHRINSQGLNFKPQILVVTRLIPDAKDTKCNQELEPITGTKHSNILRIPFVTENGILRRWVSRFDIYPYLEKFTKDATTKILDILEGKPDLVIGNYTDGNLVASLMANKLGITQATIAHALEKTKYEDSDNKWKEFDPKYHFSSQFTADLISMNSADFIIASTYQEIAGSKERAGQYESHMSFTLRDYTELSPASMSLIRGSTLQLLARMTLYTSLLPHKTEDSPSFILPLKNYCIAKMRMMNTLATWWTRRNRSSSQWQG